In Pseudomonadota bacterium, the following are encoded in one genomic region:
- a CDS encoding type II toxin-antitoxin system VapB family antitoxin, giving the protein MERTNIVLDEKLVRRAMKVTGARTKRQVVDIALRSLVDQAEVYAALLELRGRLPWGGDTDALRSGRA; this is encoded by the coding sequence ATGGAACGCACGAACATCGTCCTCGACGAGAAGCTGGTCCGCCGCGCCATGAAGGTGACCGGGGCGCGCACGAAGCGGCAGGTGGTGGACATCGCGCTGCGCAGCCTGGTCGACCAGGCGGAGGTGTACGCCGCGCTCCTCGAGCTCAGGGGGCGGCTGCCCTGGGGCGGGGACACGGACGCTTTGCGGAGCGGTCGGGCGTGA